DNA from Leptospira bandrabouensis:
CTTCCTACTTCTCCCGGAGCTTTCGGTAAAAATGGAGACAGGAATTCTCCTACTGTTCTCAATGCAGGATTTCATTTTGTTCAGTTCTGGGACGGACGTGCTGCGGATTTGAAAGCACAAGCCAAAGGTCCCATTTTAAATCCAGTGGAAATGGCAATGCCTTCAGAAAAAGAAGTTTTGCAACGATTGAACGCGGATGCAGAATACCCAGCTTTATTTGCAAAAGCTTATCCGAATGAAAAAACTCCAGTCACTTATGAAAACTTGGCAGGAGCCATTGCTGCCTTTGAGAGAACTTTGGTTACTTTCTCACGATTTGATGATTTTATCAACGGAGATTACAAAGCAATTTCACAAGCAGAACAAGAGGGGTTTAAATCATTTATGGCAGCAGGATGTACATCTTGCCATTCTGGAAACCTTCTCGGAGGAAATTCTTTCCGTAAAATGGGCCAAGTGAATGAATACAAAACTAACGATCTTGGTTTGTACAATGTCACTAAAAAAGCAGAGGATAAATATTTCTTCAAAGTTCCAAGTTTAAGAAACATTGCTTTGACTGGACCTTATTTCCACGATGGCCAAGTTAAAACTTTAGAGGAAGCAGTGAAGAAGATGGCTTACCACCAATTGGGTATGAATCTTTCTGAGGATGAAACAAAAAAAATTGTTACCTTCCTTGGAACTTTATCTGATAAAAATCGCGCCAACTAATTCCCAACTTTGATTGGTATCTCCTTGGATCCTAAAAACCATATTGGTGGTCCAAGGGGGAATATTCCCCAACTGACCTAATTAATCCATAACCAATAAAAATATACTTTTCGGGGCAGAAATAGAAGAATAATTAGACTATGTCCCCAACTTATAGAGACCAACTCTTTGCCTGGATGAAATCTTACGTCTATCGGTATTCAGAAGCTCCCTTTCGTTTAGCAAGTGGCCTTGAATCCCATCATTATTTTAACTGTAAGGAGATCACTCTCCATCCCGAGCGCCTTGCTGCTCTTGCGGAATGTTTTGTGGAAGAAATCATTCCTAAAATGGGTGCCGACTTCCAAGCTGTCGGCGGACTTACGTTAGGTGCTGATCCATTAGCTTATTCCATAGCACTTGCTTACCAAAAAAAGGGGAAACTCATTTTTCCACTTGTTGTCAGAAAGGAAGCCAAAGGGCATGGAACTGGCCAACAAATAGAAGGTTTCTGGAAGGAAATAAAATCCTGTTTGGTCGTAGATGATGTAATTACTACAGGTGGATCGACTCTGAAAGCAGTCCAAGCTTTAAGAGAGGTCGGGATTTCCGTAACCCAAGGGATTTGTATCTTAAACCGCGAAGAAGGTGGTGCAGAAAATTTGGAAAAAGAAGGTGTCCGGATGGAATCTATATTTCGCAAAAGTGAGTTTTTCTAAATGAGTATCCAAAAGACATTTCAGTATGATGTAAGTTTATTTAGAAATAAATTATTAAAAAGAACTTGGGCTGTTGTTTCCTTATTTGTAGTTTTTGTTGCATATAACAGTCTGCAGGTGCCAAAAGAAGGCAGAATTCAGTTTTTTACTATTTTTGTTCCTTTGTTAGTTTTGTTCTTTTGGTTTCTTAGAAAAAATTACCTAAAACAAATTGAAATTTTATCATCGGGAAGAATTGAAATCGAAGGTGGATCACTCAAACAATTTGATTCCAATGGAAATTGTGCCTCGCTTCGAATGAAAGATTTAGAACAGATCACAATCGATAAATTTCGTGGATACAATCGTATCGTTTTGGAAACAAAAGAAAAAATTTATCCGCTAGTAAACATTGAAAATCAGGAAGAATTAGTTTCTCTTTTGGAAAAGGAATCTGGACTAAAACGAATCAATGACCTAACAGAAGATAGGATATGGACTCTAAAAACCCCTTTGTATTTTATACCAAGTATCTTGGTTTTAAT
Protein-coding regions in this window:
- a CDS encoding cytochrome-c peroxidase; its protein translation is MLRKILTPLFISILLATFTYCGPTQETKDLQGKAKQIIGALPEKMPGSENDTAELISLGKKLYFEKKLSLNETQSCNSCHNVEGKGAGVDNLPTSPGAFGKNGDRNSPTVLNAGFHFVQFWDGRAADLKAQAKGPILNPVEMAMPSEKEVLQRLNADAEYPALFAKAYPNEKTPVTYENLAGAIAAFERTLVTFSRFDDFINGDYKAISQAEQEGFKSFMAAGCTSCHSGNLLGGNSFRKMGQVNEYKTNDLGLYNVTKKAEDKYFFKVPSLRNIALTGPYFHDGQVKTLEEAVKKMAYHQLGMNLSEDETKKIVTFLGTLSDKNRAN
- the pyrE gene encoding orotate phosphoribosyltransferase; translation: MSPTYRDQLFAWMKSYVYRYSEAPFRLASGLESHHYFNCKEITLHPERLAALAECFVEEIIPKMGADFQAVGGLTLGADPLAYSIALAYQKKGKLIFPLVVRKEAKGHGTGQQIEGFWKEIKSCLVVDDVITTGGSTLKAVQALREVGISVTQGICILNREEGGAENLEKEGVRMESIFRKSEFF